The genomic DNA GGCCGCCGACGTCTTCGCGCTCGGCATGGTGCTCTACGTCATGCTGACGGGCACGGAGCCGTTCGACGAGGGCACGCCCAACGAGATCCTGCGGGTGACCCTCGAGGCGACGCCCCCGCCTCCGTCGAGCGCGCGCGAGGGGATCCCCAGCGCGGTCGACCAGCTCGTGATGCGCTGCCTGGCTCGCGATCCGGCCGCGCGCTTCGCGGACGGGGAGGAGCTCGCGACCACGCTCCGACGCGTGCGCGCCGCCCTCGGCCGTTGACGCGGTCCCGGACCCGCGTATCCTGAACGGCCATTCATCCCCGGGAGGCCGCGTGGAGCGCAATCTGTTCTCGGAGGAGCACGAGCTCTTTCGCCGAAACGTCCGTGAGTTCTTCGAGCGCGAGGTCGTGCCGCACCAGGCGCGCTGGCGAAAAGAGGGCATCGTCGACCGAGAGGCGTGGCGAAAGGCGGGCGAAGCCGGCCTCCTGTGCCCCTGGCTCGAGGAGGAGCACGGAGGCCCGGGCGGCGAGTTCCTGCACTCCGTGATCGTGATGGAGGAGGCCGCGCGGTATTACGAGTCGGGCTTCGCGCTCGCCCTCCACAGCGACATCATCGTGCCCTACCTGCACGAGTTCGGGACGCCGGAGCAGAAGAAGCGGTGGCTGCCCGGGTGCGCGTCCGGCGAGCTGGTGACCGCGATCGCCATGACCGAGCCCGGCACCGGCTCGGACCTCGCGGCGGTGGCGACGACGGCCAAGCTCGACGGCGACGAGTACGTGCTGAACGGGGCGAAGACCTTCATCTCCAACGGGATCCTCTGCGATCTCTGCATCGTGGTGGCCAAGACGGACAACGCTCCCGAGGACGCCCACCGGAGCATGTCGCTCTTCGTCGTGGAGGCCGGCCGCGAGGGCTTCCTCAAGGGCAAGAAGCTCGAGAAGATGGGCATGGCGTCGCAGGACACGGCGGAGCTCGCCTTCGAAGACTGCCGCATCCCGAAGGAGAACCTCCTCGGCGAGGTCGGCATGGGCTTCTTCATGCTGATGCGGAAGCTCCAGCAGGAGCGGCTGGTCGTGGCCATCGGCGCGCAAGCGGCGGCCGAGAAGGTCCTCGAGGACACCATCGCCTACACCCAGGAGCGCAAGGCCTTCGGCAAGCCGATCAGCAAGTTCCAGAACACGCAGTTCCAGCTCGTCGACTGCGCGACCGAGGTGGAGGTGGGGCGCGCCTTCCTCGACCGGCTCGTCGCCGACCACGCGGCGGGCAAGTACCTCGTCAAGGAGTGCTCGATGGCGAAGCTCTGGCAGACGGAGATGAGCCAGCGCGTCATCGACAAATGCCTCCAGCTCTTCGGCGGCTACGGCTACATGCTCGAGTACCCGGTGAGCCGCGCCTTCATGGACGCGCGGGTGCAGCGCATCTACGCCGGCACCAACGAGATCATGAAGGTCATCATCGCCAAACAGATGTCCCTCTGAGTTTGGTAGCCTCCGGCGCCGATGGTAGTCGTCGATCGCTCCGCCGCCGGTTGGGTCCGGAACCTCTTCCGCTACAAGGGCACCGCGCTCCGCCGGATCTGGAAGCGCTTGCTCTTCACGGTCGCGGTCTCCGCGGTGATCACCTTCATCGACCTCGGTCCGCCCGTCCCGATCCCGGGCACCGACTGGGTGCTGCACTACCAGTTCCACGACGACCTGACGCCGCTGCCGTTCTCGCTCATCGGCGTCGCGCTCGGCATCTTCCTCGGCTTCCGGAACAACACCAGCTACGACCGCTTCTGGGAGGGCCGCAAGCTCTGGGGCCGGATGGTCAACACGAGCCGCAGCCTGACCCGCCAGATCCTCACGCTGGTCGGCCCCATGCCCGGCGAGTCGGTCTCGGACGCGGACGGCGAGGCGCTCGCCGCCTACCACCGCGAGAACGTGCGCCGGGTCGCCGCCTACGTGCACTGCTTCCGCCACCACCTGCGGGACGAGAAGGACCTGAGCGAGCTGGAGCGGCTCATCGGGGCCGACGAGGTCGCGGCGCTGGACGCCGAGAGCAACCGACCCGTCGCGCTCCTCCAGACCCTGGGCGACAACTTTCGTACCGCGTGGCTGCGCGGCTGGGTGCACGCCCAGCACCTGCCCGCGCTCGAGGGCAGCCTGACCGAGATGACCGACATCCAGGGCGGCTGCGAGCGCATCAAGAGCACGCCGATCCCCTTCAGCTACACCGCGCTCATCCACCGGATCGTGGCGATCTACTGCTACGCGCTGCCCTTCGGCATCCTCAACGCGACGCAGGAGTACACGCCCATCGTGGTGATGCTGATCGCCTACGCGTTCTTCGGGCTCGACGCGGTCGGCGACGAGATCGAGGACCCGTTCGGCACCGACGCCAACGATCTCCCGCTGACGACCATCAGCACGATGATCGAGGTCAACGTGCGTCAGCGCATCGGCGACGAAGACCTCCCGAAGATCCCGACGCCCCAGAACGAGCTGCTGCAGTAGACTCGCCCCTGCTGTTCCGGGTGGTTCGTGGAGGTTGGAATGCGCTCTGGCTCGATTCTCATTGCTTCGCTCGTCGCCGTCTCGCTGCTCCTCTTCGTCGGGCCAGCGTCGGCGCAGATGATGGTCGGCCCCGCCGACGACGTGGAGTCCATCCTCAACGGGCTCTCGCCCGGCGACGAGGTGGTGCTCGCGGACGGAATGTACGAGGTGAGCGGTCGCTTCGGGGTCACGGCGCGTGGGACCGAGAGCGAGCCCATCATCATCCGCGCGGCCGACGGAGCGCGCCCGCACTTCCACCGCCCGAACGCGTCGCAGAACATCTGGGACATCCGCGTCGAGCACGTCGTGATCCGCGGGCTCGTCTTCAGCGGCGGCTCGGCGGGGATCCGCGTCGAAGAGGCGAGCGACTTCGTCTTCGAGGGCAACGAGATCTTCGACACCGCCGACGTCGCGCTGCGGATGAACGACACCGGGCAGACGTACGAGCGGGTGCAGATCCTGCGCAACCACATCCATGACACGAGCGGGACCGGGGAGGGCATGTACCTCGGCTGCAACATGGACGGCTGCCGGCTCGCCAACGGGGTCATCGCGGGGAACTACGTGCACCACACGAACGGCCCCGGCATCTCGCAGGGCGACGGCATCGAGCTCAAGGAGGGTTCCTACGGCTGCGTGATCGCGGACAACGTCATCCACGACACCAACTACCCGTGCATCCTCGGCTACGGCACGGTCGGCAACGGCGCGCCCAACGTGGTGGAGCGGAACGTGATGTGGGGCTGCGGCGATCACGCCATCCAGTGGGCGGCCGACGCGCGCATCCGCAACAACATCATCCTCAGCGCGGGCAACAGCGGGATAGGGTCGCAGCCGCACCAGAGCGCGTCGCCGAGCGATCTCGAGATCGTGCACAACACGATCGTCCTGCCGAGCGGGCCCGCGCTGAGCGTGCGGAACCCGTCCGGCAGCGTGCTCGTGGCCAACAACGCGCTCTACGCGATGAGCGGCGCGGCCATCCTCGTGCGCGGCGACGCGTCCATGATCACCTTCGCGGGCAACGTCGGCGTCGGCGCGCTCGACGGAGTCAGCACGCCCGGCTTCACGATGGGAGACCTCGCGGCGGACTTCGCGGGCGCGATGTACTCGGGCGGGGTGCCCAACGATGTCTTCCCCGCCGCGGGCGGCGCGCTGGTGATGGGCGGCGTGACCGACCACGTGGTGACGGACGACTTCAACGGCGCGGCGCGCGGCGGCGTCGCCGACATCGGCGCGTACGCGTTCGGCGCCGGATCGAACCCGGGCTGGGCGCTGGCCGAGGAGCACAAGCCGGAGGGCGAGGCGCCGACGCCGACGGGTGACGGCGGCGTCCCGACGGGTGACGGCGGGGTCACGCCCGGAACCGACGCGTCGACGCCTGGCGCCGACGGCGGGGTCACGCCCGGGGCCGACGGCGGGCCGGGCTCGGTCGACGAGGGCGGCTGCGGCTGCCGCGCGGCGGGCTCACGCGCGCCTTCCCCGGCCTGGCTGCTGCTCGCGCTCGGCGCGCTCGCGCTGCGCCGCCGTCGCTGAGCAGCCGTCAGACCACGCGCACGAGATGGTAGCTCTTCTTGCCCGTGCGCAGGACGAGCATGGTCTCCGTGCCGAGGTCGCTCGCGGTCAGCGCGCGCTCCGCGTCGTCGACGCGCTGGTTGTTGACGTAGACGCCGCCCTGCTTGGCGAGGCGGCGGGCCGCGCCCTTCGAGGGCTGCAGGCCCGTCTTCACGAGGAGATCGAGCAGCGGCACGCCCGCCTCGAGCTCCGCCTTCGGCAGCTCGCTCGACGGCACGTCGGCGAGGAGCGGCGCGAGGTCGGCGTCGCGCAGGGTCTCGAGGCTGCCGCCAAACATGACCTGGCTCGCGGCGACGGCGCGGGCGAGGGCCTCGTCGCCGTGGATCCACCGGGTCATGTCCTCGGCGAGCGTCTTCTGGGCCGCGCGCTTGCCGGGCGCCTCGGCGTGGCCCGCCAGGATCTCCTCGATCTCGGCGAGCGGACGCCAGGAGAACATGCGCAGGAGCTTCGGCGCGTCGGCGTCGTCGAGGTTCAGGAGGTACTGGTAGAAGGCGTACGGGCTGGTGCGCTCGGGGTCGAGCCAGACGCGCAGGCCGGTGGACGTCTTGCCCATCTTCTGGCCGCTCGCGTCGAGCAGCAGCGGCGCCACGAGCCCGAAGAGCTGCGGCGCGCCCACCTTGCGCGCGAGCTCGGTGCCGGCCGTGATGTTGCCCCACTGATCGGAGCCGCCGACCTGCAGGCGGCAGCCGAGCTCGCGGCTGAGGTGCACGAAGTCGTAGGCCTGGAGCAGCTGGTAGGTGAACTCGGTGTAGCTGATGCCCTGGTCGCGATCTTCGAGCCGGCTCTTCACCGAGTCCTTCGCCATCATGTAGTTGACGGTGAGGTGCTTGCCGACGTCGCGCAGGAACTCGAGGAAGCCCATCTGGCCGAGCCAGGTGTGGTTGTTCACCACGAGCGCGCCGGTCGGCCCCTCCGAGAAGTCGAGGAGGCGCTCGAGCTGCGCGCGCTGGCCGGCGAGGTTCGCGGCGAGCGTGTCGGCGTCGAGGAGGTTGCGCTCCTCGCTCTTGCCGGACGGATCGCCGATCATGCCGGTGGCGCCGCCGACGAGCGCGATGGGCTTGTGCCCCGCCTTCTGCAGGCGGGCGAGCAGGATGGTGGGGACGAGGTTGCCGAGGTGAAGGCTGGAGGCGGTGGGATCGAAGCCCGCGTACAGGGGCACGGGGCCCTGCGAGAGCAGCTCCTTCAGCGCGTCTTCGTGCGTGACGTCGTGCACGAGACCGCGCGCCCTCAGCTCGTCGAGGATGTGCATGGCCCGCGGAGCTTGGCCGGACGGGCTCGGCTGTCAACCGCGAGCTGCGCGGCGCTCCTGTTCGCGCTCGGCGCCTGCGACGAGCCACGGCCGCCGCCGCCCGCGCCGCCGACGCCCTCCACGGAGACCGCCGGCGGCTGTGACCGCGCGCGGCTCGGAGAGGTCCTCGAGCAGCTCGGCGCGGCGCGCGTGCGGCACGAGCGCTTCCGCGGGGCCGTGCCGGTCGGAGCGCCGGTGTCGGTCGCGCTCCGGCGCTGCCGCGAGGGGGAGCCCTTCGCCGAGTGCGAGGCGCGGCATCGGGCGGGCAGCTCGCGCGGCGGCTTCGTGCAGGTCGACGGCCGCACGGAGGTGCGCTTCGCGTTCGAGCGTCGGGTCGCGGAGACGGAGCTCGGCCGGCGGCTCGAGGCGCTCGGCGAGGACGACCCCACGCTCGAGCTCGGGCGACGCACCCAGACGCGGGTGCTGACCGACCCCCGGGTGTGCGTGCGCCGCTGGGAGACCGAGCGCGTCCGGCTCCCCGAGGCCACCGCCTCCGATCTCGTCTTCGCGCACCGGCTCCGGTTCGAGGGCGAGGGTGACGACCTGGCGTGGGGCGCGGACGCGCGCGGGGCGCTGACGGTGCGCTGTCGGGCGCGTCACGAGGCGCGTCCCGGCCCGCTCGAGGGCGCGTGCGCGCCGATCGCCGACGCCGCCCTCGCGCGGGCCACCACGCGCTGCGACGAGCCGCTCCCCACCGCGGTGCGGCTGCGTCACGGAGAGGACGGCCCGAGGATCTATGGGATCTCGCCGACCGGGCTGCTCGGCGGGCGGATCGGCCTCCAGAACGGCGACGGCCTGGTGTCCGCGTGCGGGAACGCGATCGCGTCGCGCGCCGATCTCGAGCGCGTCATCGGCGAGGGGCGCTGCGCGCTCGTGGTCTCGCGGGGCGGCGAGGCGGTGCGTATCTCGCTCGAGGAGGCTTGCGGTGAGGCGTCCGAGCCTGCACAGGGAGAGGCACGATGAGATCGCACCTGCTCTGGACCGCGCTGCTGACCCTCGGTTGCTCGTTCGCCGCCCCCTCCGGCGTCGAGCCCGAAGAGGAAGAGGCGGAGGAGCCCGGTGAGGAGCCGCCGGCTCCCGCGCCCGCCGTCGGGCCGAACCGCGCGCGCACGGTCTATGTCCCCGCCTACTCGTCCATCGGGCCGCCGCAGGGGAGGCCGACGCTGCTCGAGATCACGCTGAGCGTGCGGAACGTGGACCCGGGCGCGACGGTGACGCTCACGCACGTCGACTACTACGACACGTCGGGCCATCGCGTGCGCCGCTACCTGCGCGCGCCGCGCCCGCTCCAGCCTCTCGAGACGGTGGAGTTCTTCGTCGCGGCGATGGACGAGGCGGGCGGCTCGGGGGCGAACTTCCTGGTGTACTGGGAGGGGCCCGATGACGCGCAGGCGCTCATGACCGAGACCGTGATGGTCGGCCACGCGGGCGGCGGGCACTACTCGTTCACCTCCCGGGGCGTGGAGCTCGATCGCGCCCCCGTCCTCCCGGCGGTGAGGGCGCAGTAGACGTCCCTCGGTCCTCGAGGGCGGGCGGCCCGAGCACGCGCCCCGCGTGCCGCCCCGGACGAGAGCGGCTGAGCTCACCCGGGCGAAGCCCCTCGAACGAGGGATCGCGCTCGTGGGCGCGCGCGAGGCAGACCGCGACGCGCTCCTCGCCGTACGCGGCCAGGCGCTGTCGCGCGCGGTCCGACTCGAGGGTGGGCAGCGAGGCGCGCGCGCTCAGCCGCGCGGCCAGGGCATAGCGCTCCACCGCGAGGCACTCGACGGGCCGGACCAGCTCGTCGAGGGTGGCGCGGAGCGCGTCCTCGAGGCGCGCGCGCACCTCGTCTCGCGCGGCCGGCGAGGCGCCGCGGATCTGCCGGCGCACATCGTCCGGGAGGGTGAAGCGCGACGCGAGGACCACGCGGACCAGCGCCTCGTAGCGCTCGCCCTGTCGGCGCAGGGCGGAGATGCCCTCGCGGGCGCGACCCATCGCGTGCACGGCGGCGTAGGCGTCGATGACGGGCGCCGCGCGCGCGCTCTCCTCGCGCACGCGAGCCCGGAGGGCGTCCACGTAGCGCCGCATGCTCGGTCGACGACCCGGATCGATCGCCGGGTGGGTCGTCTCCGCCGCGCGCAGGTCGGCGAGGGCGAGCGCGGCGCGGGCCGCGAGCTCGGCCTCCTCCGCGCTCGGCGCGATCGACGCGGCGGAGAACGCGCTCCGGGTCTCGTGCAGGGCGCGCTCGCGCGTCGGGGCGTCTCCGAGCGCCGCCGCCGCCTCCGCCCGCGTCCACCACGCGCGCACCGTCGGGGCGTCGGCCCGCGCCTCATCGGACAGCCAGCCGTCCAGCGCGCGCGCCGCCGCCCTCGCGTCGCCCGCGGTCAGCATCTCCTCCGCGGCCGCGAGCCTCGCCGCGCGCGCCAGGTCTCCGTCGAGCCGCTCCGCCGCCCGGGTCCACGCGCGCGCCGCGTCCGCGTGCCGCCCGAGCCGCGCGGTGAGGATGGCCGCGTTCACCGCCGCGTCGCGCCGGCGCTCGGACATCTCTTCGTCGCCGCCCGCGAAGCGCGGGGTGGTCAGCAGGGTCTCGTAGCCGGCGAGGGCGCGCTCGTAGTCGAACGCGCGCTGGGCGCTCCGCGCGAGCTGGAAGTGGGCGTCGGCCACGATCGCGTCGAGCTCGCGGCGCGCCGCCTCGTCGGCGCCCCGGCGCGGGCCGAGCTCGTCCACGATGCGCTGGTAGATCGTCGCGGCCGCGGCCGGGCGCGCCGCCTCGTCCGCCAGCAGCTGCGCCGCGAGGTGGAGCGCGGCGGGCGTCTGCGGGTGCGCCGGGGCGCGGTCCGCGCTCGAGACGAGCCGGGCCGCCACGTGCTCGGCGCGGGCCCGACGATCGGCGCCGTCGGGGATCCCCTCCATCGCGCGCGCCTCGTCGAGCAGGCGGCGGAAGCGCACCGCGACCTCGAGGCGCGGCACGTGCTCGCAGAGCTCCCCCTCGCAGCCCTCGGCCAGCACGGGCTCGGCGTCGGGGGCGAAGCTGCAGCGCCGGGCGCGCACCTCCGAGGTCAGCCGCTCGAGCGCGTCGAGGTCCTCGCGCGCCGTCGCGATGGCGTGCATCGCCCACCACGCGTCCCGCCCGACCTCGGACGCAGCCGGGCCCGCGCAGTGCGCCGTGAAGAGCGCGTGGAAGCGACGGTTGGCGGCCTCCGCGTAGCCGAAGCGCTCGAGCAGGACGGCGTTGTTGAAGGCGAACGCGTCGCGCACGCGCTCCTCGTCTTCGGCCGGGGTGACCCAGCGTACGTAGATCTCCCGCGCGCGGGCGACGCGCTGGAGCGCGAGCGGGACCTCGCGCGGCGCGCTCGCGGGCTCCTCGGGGAGCGCCGTTCGGGCCGCCTCGGCGACGCGCGCGAAGCTCTCGACCACGCGGCGGGCGGCGCGGGCGAAGAGGCGGTCGTCCACGCGCGAGTCCCGGACGGCGGCGTAGACCTCGGCCGCCTCGGCCCATCGCCCCGACCAGTACAAGGCGTCGGCGAGGTCGTAGCGGATGGCGTAGCGGCTCGGGTGGTTGGGGTAGGCGGAGACGTAGCGGCGGTAGACCTCGACCGCGCGGTCGTAGTGCCGGCGCGCGTCCGCGTCGCTCCGGTGTCGCGCCCGCTGCGCGCGCTCGTGGTGGATGTGAGCGACGGTCTCGAGGGCCCGGCGGCCGAGCTGCTCGAGGCGCGCGCGGTCTGCGTGGCAGCCCTCGGGCGCGCGCGTGGCGAGGGCCTCGAGCGCCTCGAGCGCGGCGTCCTCGTCCCCGCGCTGACGGTGCGCGCGCACGATCGAGAGGTGCACGTCGGCGTCGTCGCACGCCTGGAAGCCGGCGAGCCGGAGCCGCCACGCGAAGATGGCCTCGTCGGGGTGAGCCTGCTCGAAGAGCACGTCCCCCACGCGTCGGTACACCTCGCGGGCCCAGGGCCGGTCGTGGGGCCAGAGGCTCGGATCCTCGAGCCGCTCGAGCGGGTGTGCGCCGCCCGCGGCGTGGTCGGGTTGCCCGTCTTCGTCCCAGTCGTCCCACGCGAGCGTCAATGCGATGTACTGGAGCGCCTCGTCACGCAGCTCCGAGCCCGCGCGACCCGTCGCCCGCTCGACCTCGTCCGAGTGATCGATCAGCTGCGCGAAGCGCTCGATGGCCTCGGCGTAGTGGCCGGCGCGGTAGTGACTCCAGGCGAGCTTGTAGAGCCCGAACGCGTACAGCCGGTCCGCCGGCGCGGCGACGACGTGCCGGTACGCGCCGATCGCGGCGTCGAGGTCGGCGACGTCGAAGTGGATCTCCCCGAGCCGAAGCCAGACCTCCACCTCGAGCTCGCTCGCCAGCGCGGGCGCGCAGCCGACGTAGGCCTGCAACGTGGGCGTTCGCCGACGCTCCGCGTCTCGCTCCAGGGCGGGGTGGTGGAGCGAAGGCTGCGCGAGCGGCGCGTCTCCGCCGTCCGACGACGGCCGGGGTGGATACCCGTGCACGTTCGCGCAGACCAGCGCGCGGTACACGTCCGCCGCCTCGTGCTCTCGACCGGACTCGGCCAGGGCCCAGCCGAGGAGATAGGCCGCCCGGTCGCGCCGCTCGTAGCGCGGGAACTCGAGCACCACGCGCTCCGTCGCGGCGATGGCCGGGGACAGCTCGAGCCGGTCCGTCCGGCCCGTGTCCAGCGCGTCGAAGGCCCGCTCGGTGTAGAGCTCCGCGAGGCGCAAGAGCGCGTCCGGGGTGTGGCGCGGGGCCCGCGGGTGCGCGCGCACGAAGGCCTCGAGCCGGGCCAGCGCCTCCCGGCGCGCCGCCGCCTCGAGCCGACGCTCCGCGCGGAGCAGGGACGCGCGCCGCCCCAGCACCGAGCGCCGCTCGGCCCTCGCGCGGCGCTCGGCCAGCGCGTCCACGTCGCGCCGATAGGCCCGAAGCCGGTCGCCGAAGCGCGTCAGCTCCCCTTCCAGCTCCGCAAGCCCCGCCGCGCTCTCCGCGCTCGGCGTCGGGCGCGCGTCGAGCGGCCGATCCGGCACGTCGAGGAAGCTCGGCTCCCTCGGCTCCTGGGCCGCCGCGCCCCCGGCGCCCGAGACCGTCACCGCGGTCACGGAGGCGAGGCACAGCAGCAGGCGCGAACATCGCATCGACAGACTCATGATGGGGGCTCGCCGTGCACGACGCACGCCCCGCCCGGACCGGCTCGCGGTCGCCGACCTCAGAAGGGATTCGGCGGCAGGCGGGGGCCGTCGACGCGCGGCTCGCCGGTCAGCGGGTCCAGCGTGCCGGGCGCGACGCGGAGGATGCGGTCGGTGGGCGGGTAGCGCAGCCGGCGCTCCTCGAGGCGGATCCCCGCCGGGCCGCGGAGGGTGCGCGAGCGGAGCACCAGGAAGCCCTGGATCGGACGCTGTGAGATTTGCTGCTCTCCGGGCGAGATGGCCGCGTCTTCGACGTACCGGTCGCCCCAGGGCTCGGTCTCGATCACCCGCCGCTCCCACTGCACCTCGCGGGGGCGCTCCCGGCCGAAGAGCTCGACCACCATGCGGCCGTCCTCGGCCCAGGCGCGCACCGTCACGGGGAAGGGGAACGGGTTGGCGAGCACCAGGTCGACGTTCGGCCACACCACCGTCGCGTCGAGCCCCATCGGGATGTAGGCGCTCGGACGGGAGTGGGGCACGTGGTCGATGACGTCGAGCCCGCCCAGGAAGGCGGCGGCGTGGAGCGTGCTCGCGACCTGGCAGACTCCGCCCCCGAGGCCGTCGACCATCTCACCGTCGACGATGACGTGCGCTTCTCGGTAGCCGGCGTCCCGGGAGCGCGCGCCGACCTGGTCGTTGAAGGAGAGCTGGCCATGGGGCGCCACGGTGGCTCCGTCGAGCGCGCGGGCCGCGACGGCGAGGTTGTGGGAGCGGTCCCGCTCGCGGGGCGTGTAGTCGGTGGCGTAGCGGGCGATCAGGACCGGGCGCCGCGCGGCGGGGACCGGCGGGAGCGCCGCCTCGCCGACCCCGCTGGGCAGCACGGTGACGGGGAGGCTCACCGCGAGTCGGCCCGCCTCGAGCGCGCGCACGAGCTCTGCCGCGGCGGCCTCCCGGTCGAGCCGCGCGCCGTCCGCGCTCAGCCGCGCCACGCCCCCCCGACCGTCCAGCTCCGCCGGGCGCGCCGGGCGGTCGACCTCGTGGGCGAGCGATTCGACGAAGGCGGCGGCCGGGGCCGGATCCACGCGGACCGTCCAGTCGAGGTCGGCCCGGCCCATGAACGCCGTCGCCAGCGCGCGGAGATCGGAGAGCGGGTCACCGCTGCGCCCGTAGCCTGCGATCCGCCGCCGAGTCGCCGCGCGATCGACCTGCGCGCCCAGGGCCCGGCGGGCCCGCCCGTGGAAGGTGCCGTCCGCTTCGACCCGCAGCTCCGCCCCGTCCCAGCGCTCGGCGCGGGCGTCGATCGCGCTCATCTCGCCGAGGGGCTCCCCGCCGAGGCGCAGCCCGGGGGCGGGGCCGTCCACCGCGAGGTGCGTCGCCCACGCCGCGAAGGGCGACAGGAGCAGCAGGGCGGCGCAGCCGAGGCCGAGCTGGAGCGGACGGGACACGATTCTCCGATCCTAACCCGTGCCAGCGGGGGTGTGCTCACGGTGACGTGCTCATGCCCCCTTGCTCCTGGCCGCGGCGGATGCATGTTTCCCCCCACTCCATTGTCCACCGACGATCACGTCCTTCTGGACGTCCCCTACACCCGCCAGCCCGACGACGTCAGCTGCGGACCCACCTGCCTCTACAAGGTCTTTCGCCACTACGGCGACGCCCGGACCTTCGACGACGTGGCCGCCGGCGTCCGCCGGAACGACGACGGGGGCACGCTCGGCGTCTACCTCGCCCAGGCCGCGGTGGAGATGGGCTACCGGGTCACCATCTACAGCTACAACCTGCGCGTCTTCGACCCCACCTGGAGCGAGCTGAGCGCGGACAAGCTGCAGGCCAAGCTGCGCACCCGCGCGGCGGTCAAGGACGAGCCCAAGCTCCAGGAGACCATCCTCGCCTACGCCGACTTCCTGGCCGCGGGCGGGGTGATCCGCTTCGCCGATCTCGACGGCGATCTCCTGGTCAGCACGCTCCGTAACGGCTTCCCGGTCATCTGCGGCCTGAGCGCCACGTACCTCTACCAGACGGCGCGGGAGGATCCGATCACCAACGCCTTCGACGACGTCGCGGGCGAGCCGAGCGGGCACTTCCTCGTCATCTGC from Sandaracinaceae bacterium includes the following:
- a CDS encoding VanW family protein, whose product is MSRPLQLGLGCAALLLLSPFAAWATHLAVDGPAPGLRLGGEPLGEMSAIDARAERWDGAELRVEADGTFHGRARRALGAQVDRAATRRRIAGYGRSGDPLSDLRALATAFMGRADLDWTVRVDPAPAAAFVESLAHEVDRPARPAELDGRGGVARLSADGARLDREAAAAELVRALEAGRLAVSLPVTVLPSGVGEAALPPVPAARRPVLIARYATDYTPRERDRSHNLAVAARALDGATVAPHGQLSFNDQVGARSRDAGYREAHVIVDGEMVDGLGGGVCQVASTLHAAAFLGGLDVIDHVPHSRPSAYIPMGLDATVVWPNVDLVLANPFPFPVTVRAWAEDGRMVVELFGRERPREVQWERRVIETEPWGDRYVEDAAISPGEQQISQRPIQGFLVLRSRTLRGPAGIRLEERRLRYPPTDRILRVAPGTLDPLTGEPRVDGPRLPPNPF